The Ficedula albicollis isolate OC2 chromosome 6, FicAlb1.5, whole genome shotgun sequence genome has a window encoding:
- the TECTB gene encoding beta-tectorin, whose protein sequence is MVTLAIYLLVILARALAGPCTPNKADVILVYCYPKTIITRIPECPYGWEVNQLALGGICYNGIHDSGYYQFTIPDLSPKNKSYCGTQSEFKNPLYHFYNSIVSNDSSVIVKSQPVNYSFTCTYNANYLVNQAAFDQRVATVHVKNGSSGSFESQLSLNFYSNAKFSSIKEAPFVVETSEIGSDIFAGVEAKGLSDRFKVVLNNCWATPSSEYFYQIHWPLITKGCAADYSILVHENGKTNRATFQFNAFRFRNIPKLSKVWLHCETHVCDSEKFSCPVTCDKRQQRAEQSGGVLVAEITVRSKGLSRFYTLSDIIFHLLFVIGFCAVLL, encoded by the exons ATGGTGACTCTTGCTATTTATCTGCTGGTCATCTTGGCTCGTGCTCTTGCAGGGCCTTGCACCCCAAATAAAGCAG ATGTAATTCTGGTATACTGCTATCCTAAAACCATCATTACCAGAATTCCAGAGTGTCCTTATGGATGGGAGGTTAATCAGCTAGCACTTGGAGGCATTTGCTACAATGGGATCCACGATTCAGGATATTACCAATTTACCATCCCAGACCTGTCACCTAAAAACAAATCATACTGTGGGACACAGTCAGAG TTCAAGAATCCCCTGTATCACTTCTATAACTCCATCGTCTCCAATGACTCCTCAGTGATTGTGAAGAGCCAGCCTGTGAATTACTCATTCACCTGCACATACAATGCCAACTACCTGGTGAACCAGGCTGCCTTTGATCAAAG ggtggccACTGTCCATGTGAAGAACGGGAGCTCCGGCTCATTTGAAAGCCAGCTGTCCCTCAACTTCTACTCT AATGCCAAGTTCTCAAGTATAAAGGAAGCCCCCTTTGTTGTTGAAACATCAGAAATTGGTTCTGACATATTTGCTGGAGTGGAAGCCAAGGGCTTAAGTGACAG GTTTAAGGTTGTTCTCAACAACTGCTGGGCAACTCCCTCCTCAGAGTATTTCTACCAGATCCACTGGCCTTTGATCACCAAGGG CTGTGCCGCGGACTACTCCATCCTCGTGCACGAGAACGGGAAAACGAACCGGGCCACGTTCCAGTTCAACGCCTTCCGCTTCCGCAACATCCCCAAGCTGTCCAAGGTGTGGCTGCACTGCGAGACGCACGTCTGCGACAGCGAGAAGTTCTCCTGCCCCGTG ACATGCGACAAGCGCCAGCAGCGCGCGGAGCAGAGCGGCGGCGTTCTGGTGGCGGAGATCACCGTGCGCA GCAAAGGTTTATCCAGATTTTACACTCTCTCAG ATATCATCTTCCACCTACTCTTTGTGATTggattttgtgctgttttattATAA